In Vitis vinifera cultivar Pinot Noir 40024 chromosome 17, ASM3070453v1, one genomic interval encodes:
- the LOC104877934 gene encoding uncharacterized protein LOC104877934, producing the protein MTKYSVLLVSRLDPLRYLFDRPVMIGRLMRWLVLLTKFDIHYVMQKSVKGSIVADHLASLPISDDRSVDDDFPDEKIVSMTSITGWRLYFDGAANQSGFGIGILLISPQGDHIPRSVRLAFFDHHRLTNNIVEYEACITGLETALDLDIRQLEIHGDSNLVIKQTQGIWRIRDEKLKPYHAYLDLLIDRFDVLRYIHLPRAENQFADALATLASLIVIPAGVNVRPLLIETRSTLAYYCLIGEIEDQIELPWDALYRRSPDGLLLLCLDRASADRVMREVHARVCGPHMGDCCQFVQRCQECQMHGDLIHVPPSELHALASPWPFSVWGIDIIGKISPKSSSGHEYILVAIDYFTKWVEAASYARLTAARVVKFIRSHIIC; encoded by the exons ATGACAAAGTATTCTGTGCTCTTGGTCTCACGATTGGACCCGTTGAGGTATCTATTTGACAGGCCTGTTATGATTGGTAGGCTCATGAGATGGCTGGTATTGTTGACAAAgtttgatattcattatgtcaTGCAGAAGTCAGTAAAGGGAagcattgttgcagatcatCTAGCTTCTTTGCCGATATCTGATGACCGatcagttgatgatgatttccctgatgAGAAGATTGTTTCAATGACTAGTATTACGGGGTGGCggttgtactttgatggtgccgcCAATCAGTCGGGGTTTGGCATTGGTATCTTATTGATATCACCACAGGGTGATCATATCCCCAGATCAGTCCGGTTAGCATTTTTTGATCATCATCGGTTGACGAATAATATTGTagagtatgaggcttgcattACAGGTTTGGAGACTGCACTTGATCTTGACATTAGACAGTTGGAGATCCACGGGGATTCCAACTTGGTTATAAAGCAGACTCAGGGTATCTGGAGGATACGGGATGAGAAGCTGAAACCCTACCATGCTTACTTGGACCTGTTGATTGATAGATTCGATGTGTTAAGGTATATACATTTGCCTAGGGCGGAGAATCAGTTTGCCGATGCATTAGCCACCTTGGCTTCTCTGATTGTGATCCCTGCGGGGGTGAATGTTAGGCCATTGCTGATTGAGACTAGGTCTACACTAGCTTACTATTGTTTGATTGGAGAGATAGAGGATCAGATTGAGCTGCCATG GGATGCGTTGTATAGGAGATCACCTGATGGcttgttattattatgtttagaCCGTGCAtctgcagatcgagtgatgagagaggttcatgcaagGGTCTGTGGCCCACACATGGGAG attgttgccagtttgtACAGAGATGTCAGGAGTGTCAGATGCATGGAGACTTGATACACGTGCCACCTTCTGAGTTGCATGCACTTGCATCcccttggccattttcagtatggggtattgatattattgggaagatctcGCCCAAGTCTTCCAGTGGGCATGAGTACATATTGGTTGCCATTgactatttcaccaagtgggtggaagctgctTCTTATGCTAGGTTGACAGCGGCCAGAGTGGTCAAGTTCATCAGATCGCATATTATCTGCTGA